The Nerophis lumbriciformis linkage group LG03, RoL_Nlum_v2.1, whole genome shotgun sequence genome includes the window agtgggagcgattcagatagggaagatgctgtgagaggcgggtgggacctgatattcagctgggaatgactaaaacagtaaataaacacaagacatatatatactctattagccacaacacaaccaggcttatatttaatatgccacaaattaatcccgcataacaaacacctcccccctcccgtccatataacccgccaatacaactcaaacacctgcacaacacactcaatcccacagcccaaagtaccgttcacctccccaaagttcatacagcacatatatttccccaaagttacgtacgtgacatgcacatagcggcacgcacgtacgggcaagcgatcaaatgtttggaagccgcagctgcatgcgtactcagggtaccgcgtctgcgcatccaactcaaagtcctcctggtaagagtctctgttgtcccagttctccacaggccgatggtaaagcttgactgtcatcttccgggaatgtaaacaatgaaacaccggctgtgtttgtgttgctgcagccggccgcaatacaccgcttcccacctacagctttcttctttgctgtctccattgttcattgaacaaattgcaaaagattcaccaacacagatgtccagactactgtggaattttgcgatgaaaacagacgacttaatagctggccaccatgctgtcccaaaatgtcctccacaatccgtgacgtcacgcgctgacgtcatcataccgagacgttttcagcaggatatttcgtgcaaaatttaaaattgcactttagtaagctaacccggccgtattggcatgtgttgcaatgttaagattttatcattgatatataaactatcagactgcgtggtcggtagtagtgggtttcagtaggcctttaaggcacgcccccaatattgctggaaatcgggagaaattcaggagaatggttgccccgggagattttcgggagggacactgaaattcgggagtcggaAGGGTAAGCAAGTatgtcccgcgggccggataaaacctcttcgctggcctgatccggccctcggtccgtacgtttgacacccctggattagtGGCTCATGTATTAAAGCAAAACGTACCTGGCAATAAATAATATGTTTGTATGTTATGCAGAAGATGATGCGTCAGGTGACAAGCGGCGACTTCTGCATGAACGCGCGGCCGTCGTGCCTGGCGGAGGACGGCCACCTCCCGGCCGCGCACTTTGACCTCTGCGCCACGCAGCCCAACAAGTTCTACCCTCCTCCGCCGCCGCCGTCGCTCCAGATGACGCTCGCACCCATGGCGCTGCCCGCCCATAGCCACAAGGCCCTGGTGTGCCCCAGACAGGACGTCCTCGGGGGCGAGCTGCACTCGCCCGTCAAAGACGGCGAGCCGGCCGCCGTGACGGTGACGGTCGGCGACGAcggcaaaaagaagaagaagggcggcGGCGGGAAGACGGGCCGGAGGGGGCGCCCACCGGGCACCACCAAGCTGGCGGGCTACAGGACCAGCACGGGGCGCCCCCTCGGCACCACCAGGGCCGCCGGCTTTAAGACCAGCCCGGGCCGGCCGCTGGGCACCACCAGAGCGGCGGGCTACAAGGTGAGCCCCGGGCGGCCCCCCGGCAGCATCAAGGGCCTCTCCCGCCTCAACAAACTGACGTACGGCGGCACCTGCAGCGGGGCCGCCTTCCCTTACCCTCTCCCCCACAAGGACATCCTGTGTGAACCCTCGTGCGAGGACAAGAGTCCTACCCACTAAAGTTTTTATCCCTCATCATCCCCTGCTTTTCTAGTCATGCTTGGATTGTTTGCACCACAAAGCGCCCCTTGAACGCAACACCAGGCGCGCGTTGCGTTCACTGACCGCGTCTCCAGGTTATGCGTCGCGCTCACTGACCGCTTCCCCGGAGTCACATGTTGCGTTCACTGACCGCTTCCCCCCGGGTCACGTGTTGCATTCACTGACCGCTTCCTTTGGTTCCGTGTTGCATTCACTGACCGCTTCCCTGAGTCACGCCTGGACAAAACGGAGAAGTTTGAAAAGTCAGCATGATGTTTGTGAAACTGAGACTAACTATTGGAAGGCGTGGCTACAAGTTGTCTTTATATGTGTCCAATAATAATGCATGCGAGTGGTGACCTTTGACCTACTAAGGAAGGCTAATGGCATCCCTTTGTTCCCATGGAGACAACAGTGGTGGTAGTTCATAGACAATATTCATTAAAATCGTGTATGATATTaacttgatccttttttttgctaTTTATTTGTCTTTTCTTTGAAGCACTCAATGAAGGACAacagttagtgaagtaagttagCATATTTgttaggcccaagtattcatttcaccatctaaatgttacatttttgtgCAATAACGTGTTTCTCCTGATTATTGTCGTATGCTTAGACGTAAGTATCACTTTGTGTGTCGTGTTTATGTGCAGCTTGACCATGAAAAAGCATCGCCGGCCTTCACCAAAGAATGGGATCTCCTTTCATAACGTGAATACGAAACGATGAATTCTGATGTCTTATTATTGTTTTATCACACTCTATCAGGCTCTATTTCATGCAC containing:
- the lg03h5orf24 gene encoding UPF0461 protein C5orf24 homolog, whose amino-acid sequence is MMRQVTSGDFCMNARPSCLAEDGHLPAAHFDLCATQPNKFYPPPPPPSLQMTLAPMALPAHSHKALVCPRQDVLGGELHSPVKDGEPAAVTVTVGDDGKKKKKGGGGKTGRRGRPPGTTKLAGYRTSTGRPLGTTRAAGFKTSPGRPLGTTRAAGYKVSPGRPPGSIKGLSRLNKLTYGGTCSGAAFPYPLPHKDILCEPSCEDKSPTH